The sequence AGTTGCTGGTAGAAGGCTGTGGGGCCAAGACTGGTCTGACAGGGGTAGGCGGGCCTGGTGGAGAGGAGCAGAGGAATTTTAGGGTAAGCTCCACATCCTCCCTACTCCCGTTCACCCATAGCCTTGCTGCCCAGGTCTTCTCACTTGCTATTGCTCTCCCACTGGGCCCAGCTTTTCCCCGGCCTGGAGGAGTTGATCGGGCAAGAGGAGAAGATGCCGGGCTTTTGGCTGCGGGGAACAGATTGCACGTGGGCGACTCCTGaaacacaaagagagaaaaaaaggactaGAATGGAAAAAGAATCTGTTCTGCTGGGTGACTAAGGGATAGAGGTGGAGAGTGGCCTAGATCCCAGTAAGGAAGAGCAGAAGTTAGCTGCtaacaccatcatcatcaccaataccatttattgagagcttatttTAGGCATTCTGGAGCTATGCACGGACACTACAGTAAGTGCTTTGCTTGtggtatctcatttaattccaacAATTCTATAAGGGAGAatttactattcccattttaccaaCGAGGAAACCACTCTATGCCTGTACCGAGTCACGCAGTGTGTCTGGGGACACACAGACCCTCTAAATTCACCTTCTTCACGCTGGAGGGCCTCTTTCCAGATGTTGCTCGAAGAGCCCTGACTGACCCCTTCCTATCACTGCTCCGGAGTCGAGGTGGCAGGCTGCTTGGGGAGGGGGTGCTCCGAGCCAAAGAGCTCACAGTGGGCAGCAGGTCCCGGACAGGACTGTCCTTCAGCACAAAGGTCTCCCGCCGAGGGCTGGGCTTCATCCTGCGAGGCCCCAGGCCCTGGCCTGTGATCTCCCGCTCCTGCAAGGCACACTGCTCCAGCTGAGCTGCCAGCCGGTTGGCTTCATCAAGGATCTCCTCCAGCTTCTCTGGGCTGAGGGGGCCTAAGCTGAACCTCAGACCCTGGGAGGCAGGGCCCACTGCATTTGGGTCACTTCGGTGGGAGAGGCCTCGTCGGAAGGGTTTCTCCGGAGTCACCGACACTGCTATGTCTTCCTCTTCACGACTGAGACAGAAAAACCAGGCACCATGCCCACGCGTTAGAGAGCAGGAGACTGGGCAAAACCCGCACAACAGAGCCAGGGACACACCCCTAAACCCTGATCCCCATGCTGGGTGTGAGATCCGGCTTCTAGGTGATGAGACACCTGGTTCTATGAGGCCTAATAAGCCTTCAGCATTTAGTGACATTGGAAATTACGCAAGGATGAAGACACAGCAAATCCACTTACCCTTCTCCCTAACACCCTGTAGTCTCCCTCCAGCTTATCCCTTCTCGTTCCCCCATTAGTGTCATAGAAACCCAAGTCAACCCCAGTCAAACCCAGCAGCCCCAGTGCACCCAACCTTGCTAAATTACCAACCCAGGCTCCAGAGGCCAGTAATTCAGCAGTAAGGGGTCAGAGAGGCCTTGTTGGAGGAGAGTAAGTAGGATAAAGAGGCTAGTACCTGTCAGATGGTGACAGCCCTCCAAAGTCCAAGGTCTCATCCACTATAAACTTTACATCTGTAGGGGAGGAAAGAATGACTGCCAGACT comes from Diceros bicornis minor isolate mBicDic1 chromosome 4, mDicBic1.mat.cur, whole genome shotgun sequence and encodes:
- the PSRC1 gene encoding proline/serine-rich coiled-coil protein 1 isoform X2, which encodes MGDLEEDVKFIVDETLDFGGLSPSDSREEEDIAVSVTPEKPFRRGLSHRSDPNAVGPASQGLRFSLGPLSPEKLEEILDEANRLAAQLEQCALQEREITGQGLGPRRMKPSPRRETFVLKDSPVRDLLPTVSSLARSTPSPSSLPPRLRSSDRKGSVRALRATSGKRPSSVKKESPTCNLFPAAKSPASSPLARSTPPGRGKAGPSGRAIASPPTPVRPVLAPQPSTSNSQRLSRPQGAAAKPSSRLPVPSAIPRPASRMPLTSRSVPPSKGALPPDSQSTRKGLPRPSAAGHRVPVSQRPNLPLTGATHSNLQPPKKVADPGPTR
- the PSRC1 gene encoding proline/serine-rich coiled-coil protein 1 isoform X4, translating into MGDLEEDVKFIVDETLDFGGLSPSDSREEEDIAVSVTPEKPFRRGLSHRSDPNAVGPASQGLRFSLGPLSPEKLEEILDEANRLAAQLEQCALQEREITGQGLGPRRMKPSPRRETFVLKDSPVRDLLPTVSSLARSTPSPSSLPPRLRSSDRKGSVRALRATSGKRPSSVKKESPTCNLFPAAKSPASSPLARSTPPGRGKAGPSGRAIASPPTPVRPVLAPQPSTSNSQRLSRPQGAAAKPSSRLPVPSAIPRPASRMPLTSRSVPPSKGALPPDSQSTRKGLPRPSAAGHRATKSSPHWCHSQQSAAPQESCRPRTYQVERSGQQARIQ
- the PSRC1 gene encoding proline/serine-rich coiled-coil protein 1 isoform X1, translating into MGDLEEDVKFIVDETLDFGGLSPSDSREEEDIAVSVTPEKPFRRGLSHRSDPNAVGPASQGLRFSLGPLSPEKLEEILDEANRLAAQLEQCALQEREITGQGLGPRRMKPSPRRETFVLKDSPVRDLLPTVSSLARSTPSPSSLPPRLRSSDRKGSVRALRATSGKRPSSVKKESPTCNLFPAAKSPASSPLARSTPPGRGKAGPSGRAIASPPTPVRPVLAPQPSTSNSQRLSRPQGAAAKPSSRLPVPSAIPRPASRMPLTSRSVPPSKGALPPDSQSTRKGLPRPSAAGHRVPVSQRPNLPLTGATHSNLQPPKKVADPGPTRALPALVFQRPGLPPSGRTGHHTEDMMTLLNPHRTSLFSSMEK